The DNA region TCCCAGGCCGCGAGCCCCCGGCGCAGGGCTGCCGCGGCGCGTTCTACGGCTTCCCGGTGGCGCCGGTGGGTAAGCGGTACGGCATCTCCGGTTCCGGTGCCTCCCCAGGCCGCCTGCCGAAGGGCTTCGAGGAGGGAATCGATCCTCGCGCCCGTGCGGGCCGAGACCACCAGCGGCTCTCCGCCGAGCACCCGTCGCAAGGCAGCCAGTGGGCGATCCCCCAGGTCCCCCTTGTTGACGACCCCGAGTACCCTCCCCCGGGAAGCCAGGCGCTGCGCCTCCTGGGCTTCGTCCTCTCCGAGCTCCCGGCTGCCGTCGGTCACGAAGAC from Thermodesulfobacteriota bacterium includes:
- a CDS encoding tRNA uridine-5-carboxymethylaminomethyl(34) synthesis GTPase MnmE → VFVTDGSRELGEDEAQEAQRLASRGRVLGVVNKGDLGDRPLAALRRVLGGEPLVVSARTGARIDSLLEALRQAAWGGTGTGDAVPLTHRRHREAVERAAAALRRGLAAWEQGTFPEVAASELHEAHRCLGELLGWGTPDDVLEEIFSRFCIGK